One segment of Pelecanus crispus isolate bPelCri1 chromosome 2, bPelCri1.pri, whole genome shotgun sequence DNA contains the following:
- the TRIP13 gene encoding pachytene checkpoint protein 2 homolog: protein MDEAAGDLKQALPNVCDNVQIHVEVHQKSSSAAKKEDIRMSVLKLLSRHNIVFGDYKWTEFDDGFLNSNVHSVSIVDTELKLKDRQPIDLSKSSLSLHIFHLNEEGPSSENLEEENEDIIAANHWVLPAAEFHGLWESLIYDTEVKSNLLDYVTTTLLFSDKNVDSNMISWNRVVLLHGPPGTGKTSLCRALAQKLTIRLSYRYRYGQLIEINSHSLFSKWFSESGKLVTKMFQKIQELIDDKDALVFVLIDEVESLTAARSAFKAGTEPSDAIRVVNAVLTQIDQIKRYPNVVILTTSNITEKIDLAFVDRADIKQYIGPPSTAAIFRIYLSCLEELMKCQIIYPRQQLLTLRELEMIGFVENNVSRLSLALKEISRRSEGLSGRVLRKLPFLAHALYIQSPSVTMTMFLQALSLAVDKQFEERKKLADCV, encoded by the exons ATGGACGAAGCTGCTGGGGATTTGAAGCAAGCGCTCCCGAACGTGTGTGATAATGTTCAAATACACGTGGAAGTTCATCAGAAATCAAGCAG tgCGGCCAAGAAAGAAGATATCAGGATGAGTGTCTTAAAGCTGTTGAGCAGACATAACATCGTGTTTGGTGATTACAAGTGGACAGAGTTTGATGATGGTTTCCTTAACAGCAATGTGCATTCTGTGTCGATTGTGGATACAGAACTGAAACTGAAAGACAGACAG CCTATTGacttgagcaaaagcagtctttctcttcatatttttcatctgaatGAAGAAGGACCAAGCTCTGAAAACCTGGAAGAAGAGAATGAGGATATCATTGCAGCTAACCACTGGGTGCTACCAGCAG CTGAATTCCATGGCCTTTGGGAAAGTCTCATATATGACACTGAAGTAAAATCAAAC TTACTTGATTATGTGACGACAACGTTActattttctgacaaaaatgtTGACAGCAACATGATATCGTGGAACAGAGTCGTTTTGCTGCATG GCCCTCCTGGAACTGGGAAAACCTCTCTCTGTAGAGCATTGGCTCAGAAGCTGACAATTCGACTGTCGTACAG GTATAGGTATGGACAGTTAATTGAGATAAACAGCCATAGCCTTTTCTCTAAATGGTTTTCTGAG AGTGGCAAGCTTGTAACCAAGATGTTCCAGAAGATTCAAGAGTTGATTGATGACAAAGATGCTCTCGTATTTGTATTGATTGATGAG GTGGAAAGCCTCACGGCAGCCCGCAGTGCCTTCAAGGCAGGCACAGAGCCTTCAGATGCTATTCGTGTGGTGAATGCTGTACTGACACAAATAGATCAGATTAAAAG GTATCCCAATGTAGTTATCCTGACTACTTCAAATATTACGGAGAAAATTGACTTGGCCTTTGTAGACAGGGCTGACATAAAGCAATACATTGGACCTCCATCCACTGCAGCAATATTTAGAATATATCTTTCTTGCTTGGAAGAACTGATGAAG TGTCAAATAATATACCCTCGACAGCAGCTCCTGACACTCAGAGAGCTAGAGATGATAGGCTTCGTAGAAAATAATGTGTCAAGGTTAAGCCTTGCACTAAAAGAAATCTCAAG AAGAAGTGAAGGTCTTAGTGGCCGGGTCCTGAGAAAACTTCCTTTCCTAGCACATGCACTTTATATTCAA TCCCCCAGTGTTACAATGACAATGTTTCTTCAGGCTCTTTCACTTGCAGTAGACAAACaatttgaagaaagaaagaaacttgcAGACTGTGTGTGA